A stretch of the Vigna radiata var. radiata cultivar VC1973A chromosome 7, Vradiata_ver6, whole genome shotgun sequence genome encodes the following:
- the LOC106766297 gene encoding 21 kDa protein: MATKLLCLSLLILNLLLHMSTTAESATATTDFIKSSCKATRYPVACVESLSGYASKIRPSEEELASTAMSVSVSKTRSCVSSLEKMKKTKGLQAREYNAVQDCIENMNDSVDNLNRSMKELDLLGKGKDSRLHISNIQTWVSAAMTCQDTCLDSINDANFKSSIKPMVVDASQVTSNALALVNRFASKYRT; this comes from the coding sequence ATGGCAACAAAGCTACTATGTCTTTCTCTGCTCATTCTAAATCTGCTCCTTCACATGTCTACCACCGCCGAATCCGCAACTGCGACAACAGACTTCATCAAGTCCTCATGCAAGGCGACAAGGTACCCCGTGGCGTGCGTTGAAAGCCTCTCAGGCTACGCCAGCAAGATTAGGCCGAGCGAGGAAGAACTAGCCAGCACTGCCATGAGCGTGAGCGTATCCAAGACTCGATCATGCGTATCGTCTcttgagaagatgaagaagacgaaggGACTGCAAGCAAGAGAGTACAATGCGGTGCAAGATTGCATAGAGAACATGAATGATAGTGTGGACAATCTTAACCGATCTATGAAGGAACTGGACCTCCTGGGTAAGGGGAAGGATTCCCGGTTGCACATCAGCAATATTCAGACTTGGGTTAGTGCTGCTATGACTTGTCAGGACACGTGTCTTGACAGCATTAATGATGCTAATTTCAAGTCTTCCATTAAACCTATGGTTGTCGATGCTTCTCAAGTCACCAGTAATGCTCTTGCATTGGTTAATCGCTTTGCCTCCAAGTACCGCACTTAG
- the LOC106766872 gene encoding non-specific lipid-transfer protein, whose amino-acid sequence MGGCKCLLSLVVVLALTMSLAEAQSGTTGTCAQELIPCMDYLNTTGTPPSSCCDPLKRTVENELACLCNLFYTPGLLQNFNISIDNALGLSRRCGVTSDLTSCNAPAPASRAPPATPGAGDSGAGKVTFTGISFLLLFWVSMLFN is encoded by the exons atggGTGGATGTAAATGTTTGCTGTCGTTGGTGGTGGTTTTGGCCTTGACGATGAGTTTGGCAGAGGCGCAATCTGGAACTACGGGCACTTGCGCACAAGAGCTGATTCCGTGCATGGATTACTTGAATACCACCGGCACTCCACCCAGTTCTTGCTGCGACCCACTCAAGCGAACCGTAGAAAATGAACTCGCTTGCCTCTGCAACCTTTTCTACACCCCTGGCCTGCTTCAAAATTTCAATATCTCTATCGACAACGCTCTCGGTCTCAGTCGCCGCTGCGGCGTCACCAGTGATCTCACCAGCTGCAATG CTCCTGCTCCCGCTTCAAGGGCACCTCCAG CGACTCCTGGAGCAGGTGATTCAGGAGCAGGCAAAGTAACATTCACGGGGATTTCTTTCCTCCTCTTATTTTGGGTATCTATGCTGTTTAATTAA